The Haloplanus salinarum genome includes a region encoding these proteins:
- a CDS encoding cation diffusion facilitator family transporter, giving the protein MAGSKSVVLAALVANGAIAVLKFGAFLLTGSPSMLSETYHSISDTGNQVFLLIGIRYSAKQPSRGHPFGYGKAQFFYSFLVSVLLFGIAGWESLKHGYDAIRHGHQATPGTVTMAGATFDTVYVSVAVLLGAIAFETYAFVKANAELRRQMEEYGWTNLVEAFRSTSDVTTLTAFTEDAIALGGAALALVGIVLSRVTGNHIYDAVSAALIGLLLMGFALALAWENKRLLLGESVPADLGDDFESLIREHPGVTHVDRFRTMFVGPAEILVTADVSFGDGLDTTALDEDIGRIEEKLRERDDRVEFVYVEPEL; this is encoded by the coding sequence ATGGCCGGCAGCAAGTCCGTGGTCCTCGCCGCGCTCGTCGCGAACGGCGCCATCGCGGTGCTGAAGTTCGGCGCCTTCCTGCTCACCGGGAGCCCGTCGATGCTCTCGGAGACGTACCACTCCATCTCCGATACGGGCAACCAGGTGTTCCTCCTGATCGGCATCCGGTACAGCGCCAAGCAACCGAGCCGCGGCCACCCCTTCGGGTACGGGAAGGCGCAGTTCTTCTACAGTTTTCTGGTGTCGGTCCTGCTGTTCGGCATCGCGGGCTGGGAGAGCCTGAAACACGGCTACGACGCCATCCGACACGGCCACCAAGCCACGCCGGGGACGGTGACCATGGCGGGCGCTACCTTCGATACCGTCTACGTGAGCGTCGCCGTCCTCCTCGGCGCCATCGCCTTCGAGACCTACGCGTTCGTGAAGGCGAACGCCGAACTCCGGCGGCAGATGGAGGAGTACGGCTGGACGAACCTGGTCGAGGCGTTCCGGTCGACGAGCGACGTGACGACGCTCACCGCGTTCACCGAGGACGCCATCGCCCTCGGCGGCGCCGCCCTCGCGCTCGTGGGGATCGTCCTCTCGCGGGTGACGGGCAACCACATCTACGACGCCGTCTCCGCGGCGCTCATCGGCCTCCTCCTGATGGGCTTCGCGCTCGCGTTGGCGTGGGAGAACAAGCGCCTCCTGCTCGGCGAGAGCGTACCGGCGGACCTCGGCGACGACTTCGAGTCGCTCATCCGGGAGCATCCGGGCGTGACCCACGTCGACCGGTTCCGGACGATGTTCGTCGGGCCGGCCGAGATCCTGGTCACCGCCGACGTGAGCTTCGGGGACGGCCTCGACACGACGGCCCTCGACGAAGACATCGGCCGCATCGAGGAGAAACTCCGGGAGCGCGACGACCGGGTGGAGTTCGTCTACGTCGAACCCGAGCTGTAG
- a CDS encoding threonine aldolase family protein → MIDLRSDTVTAPSDAMRDAARDAAVGDDVYRDDPTVNELERRAADVVGCAAALFVPTGTMGNQVAASVHADHGSEVLVDSEAHVVRWELGGLATNAGLQTRTVDAGDRAVPPPEQIHAHCHERDLHRPGTDLCWLENTHNARGGVAVPVERVRETAAAAHDHDVPVHLDGARLFNACVALDTDPAEMVAPVDSVLFCLSKGLGAPVGSMLAGSEAFVAAARRERKRHGGGMRQAGIVAAPGLEALANRDRLAMDHENAERLAAGLDALDGVSAPTPDTNIVVADVAGTGLDAAAFVDACAARDVGAVPFGGTTVRFCTHLDVDRTDVSLALDRIAAVVESAD, encoded by the coding sequence ATGATCGACCTGCGTTCCGACACGGTGACGGCACCCTCCGACGCGATGCGCGACGCGGCCCGCGACGCCGCGGTCGGCGACGACGTCTACCGCGACGATCCGACGGTGAACGAACTCGAGCGGCGGGCGGCCGACGTCGTGGGCTGTGCGGCCGCCCTGTTCGTCCCGACGGGGACGATGGGAAACCAGGTCGCGGCCTCGGTCCACGCCGACCACGGGAGCGAGGTCCTCGTCGATAGCGAGGCTCACGTCGTCCGCTGGGAACTCGGCGGCCTCGCGACGAACGCCGGCCTCCAGACCCGCACCGTCGACGCCGGCGACCGGGCCGTCCCCCCACCCGAGCAGATCCACGCCCACTGCCACGAGCGGGACCTCCACCGCCCGGGGACCGACCTCTGTTGGCTGGAGAACACGCACAACGCCCGCGGCGGCGTGGCCGTCCCCGTCGAGCGCGTCCGCGAGACCGCCGCGGCGGCCCACGACCACGACGTGCCGGTCCACCTCGACGGCGCCCGCCTGTTCAACGCCTGCGTCGCCCTCGATACCGACCCGGCGGAGATGGTCGCCCCCGTCGACTCCGTCCTCTTCTGTCTCTCGAAGGGACTCGGCGCGCCGGTCGGGTCGATGCTCGCGGGCAGCGAGGCGTTCGTCGCGGCGGCCCGCCGGGAGCGGAAACGCCACGGCGGCGGGATGCGCCAGGCCGGCATCGTCGCCGCGCCCGGCCTGGAGGCGCTCGCGAACCGCGACCGCCTCGCGATGGATCACGAAAACGCCGAACGCCTCGCCGCCGGCCTCGACGCCCTCGACGGCGTGTCGGCGCCGACGCCCGACACCAACATCGTCGTCGCCGACGTCGCGGGGACCGGCCTCGACGCCGCGGCGTTCGTCGACGCCTGTGCGGCCCGCGACGTGGGTGCGGTCCCCTTCGGCGGAACGACCGTCCGGTTCTGCACCCACCTCGACGTCGACCGGACGGACGTCTCGCTGGCGCTCGATCGGATCGCGGCCGTCGTCGAGTCGGCGGACTAG
- a CDS encoding cupin domain-containing protein, with the protein MTTMHTLDELDGQPHANVFPDREPKTVRLSLDADESVPAHSHPGRDIVLYLVEGEVELQLGDRTHDLTAGEIARFEGEQEISPRAVEPSVALIVLAPRSE; encoded by the coding sequence ATGACCACGATGCATACCCTCGACGAACTGGACGGACAGCCCCACGCGAACGTCTTCCCCGACCGGGAGCCGAAGACGGTCAGACTCTCCCTCGATGCGGACGAGTCGGTTCCAGCCCACTCTCACCCCGGGCGCGACATCGTCCTCTACCTCGTCGAGGGGGAAGTCGAGTTGCAACTCGGCGACCGGACACACGACCTGACGGCGGGCGAGATCGCCCGCTTCGAGGGCGAGCAGGAGATCTCACCCCGGGCCGTCGAGCCGAGCGTCGCCCTGATCGTCCTGGCGCCCCGGTCCGAGTGA
- a CDS encoding putative zinc-binding protein, producing MTDSYDDLPLVYACSGCSSAARMANDLAVRLDHERLAEMSCIAGVGGDVEPLVATATADRPTSSSTAVRSNAPGRAWNDTT from the coding sequence ATGACGGACAGTTACGACGACCTGCCGCTGGTCTACGCCTGTTCGGGCTGTTCGAGCGCCGCACGGATGGCGAACGACCTCGCGGTGCGACTCGACCACGAGCGGCTGGCGGAGATGTCCTGTATCGCGGGCGTCGGGGGCGACGTGGAGCCGCTGGTGGCCACCGCGACGGCGGACCGGCCGACCTCGTCGTCGACGGCTGTCCGCTCGAATGCGCCCGGAAGAGCCTGGAACGACACGACGTGA
- a CDS encoding DUF2249 domain-containing protein, with translation MTERRLDLREIPPPKRHPKIFDAFEELESGEALTLVNDHAPTPLYHQMNAEVDSFDAEGYTVDRVGQNEFVARLPKE, from the coding sequence ATGACCGAACGACGACTCGACCTCCGCGAGATTCCGCCGCCGAAACGCCATCCGAAGATCTTCGATGCGTTCGAGGAACTGGAGAGCGGCGAGGCGCTGACGCTGGTCAACGACCACGCACCCACGCCGCTGTACCACCAGATGAACGCCGAAGTGGACTCCTTCGACGCCGAGGGGTATACGGTCGACCGCGTCGGCCAGAACGAGTTCGTCGCGCGGCTCCCGAAGGAGTAG
- a CDS encoding 4Fe-4S dicluster domain-containing protein — MAVQGTVTRPTFWGIGHVGELVFYLLSAVAILTFAYGVYRRIERYTTGQADRIDRLDDLPRRVVDAARVVLSNRTLLDRDVVGGLMHAFIMWGFLTLLIGTTILAVDMDIWTKLLGQPSFFVGDFYLSYSLVMDAMGLLFVVGLGVALYRRYAARKWRLWGKHTGLEDDLFVWALFLLGVGGYLTEGVRILGTGFPSFETVSFVGWFVAEVLAAAGMSAATAEAVYPAVWWSHSLLALAFVAALPYGKPFHMLSSYANVVTRDEKAGARLPGIPADLDADTGAEAVEDFTWKELLDQDACTKCGRCSSVCPAESSGRPLDPRDVILDLKAYREQVEAGESEEVDIVADGGTSVIAAETMESCMACMACMDACPVEIEHLTSFTRMNRQLTDQGDVDSNVQDVFDNVMRKGNTFGERPEERADWTDDLDFEVADARETDVEYLWYVGDYPSYDERNKRVARSLARLLERADVDYGILFEDEKYDGNDVRRLGEEFLYVDLAGHHVEQFEAVDPEAIVCTDPHSYNTFANEYPEVEYEEFADDPLMEFDYDGEWNADGAVDVLHWTQAVEELVAEGALGLAGDELDYTVTYHDPCHLGRYNDEYEAPRELIRATGATLAEMPRNREDAFCCGGGGGGLWMDHDEETKPSEERMREALEDTDAGDAVEKFVVACPMCMTMYEDGRKTGGYEDDIEIVDVAELLVEAVEGAD, encoded by the coding sequence ATGGCCGTCCAAGGCACCGTAACCAGACCGACGTTCTGGGGCATCGGACACGTCGGCGAACTCGTCTTCTACCTGCTCTCGGCCGTCGCGATCCTGACGTTCGCGTACGGCGTCTACCGGCGAATCGAGCGATACACCACCGGGCAGGCGGACCGGATCGACCGGCTCGACGACCTGCCGCGCCGGGTCGTCGACGCGGCGCGGGTGGTCCTCTCGAACCGGACGCTCCTCGACCGCGACGTCGTCGGCGGGCTCATGCACGCGTTCATCATGTGGGGATTTCTCACACTGCTGATCGGGACGACCATCCTCGCGGTCGACATGGATATCTGGACCAAGCTGTTGGGCCAGCCCTCCTTTTTCGTCGGCGACTTCTACCTCTCGTACTCGCTGGTGATGGACGCGATGGGGCTGCTGTTCGTCGTCGGTCTCGGGGTCGCGCTCTACCGGCGGTACGCCGCCCGGAAGTGGCGGCTGTGGGGGAAACACACGGGGCTGGAGGACGACCTCTTCGTCTGGGCGCTCTTCCTCCTCGGCGTCGGCGGCTACCTGACCGAGGGGGTTCGCATCCTCGGCACCGGCTTCCCGTCGTTCGAGACGGTGAGTTTCGTCGGCTGGTTCGTCGCCGAGGTGCTGGCCGCCGCGGGGATGAGCGCGGCGACGGCCGAGGCGGTCTACCCGGCGGTCTGGTGGTCACACTCGCTGCTCGCGCTGGCGTTCGTCGCCGCCCTCCCCTACGGCAAGCCGTTCCACATGCTCTCGTCGTACGCCAACGTCGTGACCCGCGACGAGAAGGCGGGCGCGCGCCTCCCCGGGATCCCCGCCGACCTCGACGCCGACACCGGCGCCGAGGCCGTCGAGGACTTCACCTGGAAGGAGCTGCTCGATCAGGACGCCTGCACCAAGTGTGGCCGCTGTTCGTCGGTCTGTCCGGCCGAATCCTCGGGCCGCCCGCTCGACCCGCGGGACGTGATCCTCGACCTGAAGGCGTACCGCGAGCAGGTGGAGGCGGGCGAGAGCGAGGAAGTCGACATCGTCGCCGACGGCGGGACGAGCGTCATCGCCGCCGAGACGATGGAGTCCTGCATGGCGTGTATGGCCTGTATGGACGCCTGTCCGGTCGAAATCGAACACCTCACCTCCTTTACGCGCATGAACCGCCAGCTCACGGACCAGGGCGACGTCGACTCGAACGTCCAGGACGTGTTCGACAACGTCATGCGGAAGGGCAACACCTTCGGCGAACGCCCCGAGGAGCGCGCCGACTGGACCGACGACCTCGACTTCGAGGTCGCGGACGCCCGCGAGACGGACGTCGAGTACCTCTGGTACGTCGGCGACTACCCGAGCTACGACGAGCGGAACAAGCGGGTGGCCCGCTCGCTCGCTCGGCTCCTCGAACGCGCCGACGTCGACTACGGCATCCTCTTCGAGGACGAGAAGTACGACGGCAACGACGTCCGCCGCCTCGGCGAGGAGTTCCTCTACGTCGACCTCGCCGGCCACCACGTCGAGCAGTTCGAGGCGGTCGACCCCGAGGCCATCGTCTGTACCGACCCGCACTCGTACAACACGTTCGCAAACGAGTATCCGGAAGTCGAATACGAGGAGTTCGCGGACGACCCGCTGATGGAGTTCGACTACGACGGCGAGTGGAACGCCGACGGCGCGGTCGACGTCCTACACTGGACCCAGGCGGTGGAGGAACTGGTCGCCGAGGGCGCCCTCGGCCTCGCGGGCGACGAACTCGACTACACGGTCACCTACCACGACCCGTGTCACCTCGGCCGGTACAACGACGAGTACGAGGCGCCGCGGGAACTCATCCGGGCGACGGGGGCGACCCTCGCGGAGATGCCCCGGAACCGCGAGGACGCCTTCTGCTGTGGGGGCGGCGGCGGCGGCCTCTGGATGGACCACGACGAGGAGACCAAGCCGAGCGAGGAGCGGATGCGCGAGGCACTCGAAGATACGGACGCGGGCGACGCCGTCGAGAAGTTCGTCGTCGCCTGTCCGATGTGCATGACGATGTACGAGGACGGACGTAAGACCGGCGGCTACGAGGACGACATCGAAATCGTCGACGTCGCGGAACTGCTCGTCGAGGCGGTCGAAGGCGCCGACTAG
- a CDS encoding cyclodeaminase/cyclohydrolase family protein translates to MTLDTRALDRFLDDVASARVAPAGGTGAAVAGALGTALCEMVCVHSADTTGGTLADVRDDLRTERDHLSDLAAADAAVVDGLFAAADGPDEAGLKRATGVPITTAEACLTVLELAVDVTERGSPTAVADAVTGVLLVDAALHASLRTARHNLDRIADPSFVAVIEERTAEIEVRADDARDRAMGNAEAR, encoded by the coding sequence GTGACACTCGACACGCGAGCGCTCGACCGGTTCCTCGACGACGTCGCGTCCGCCCGCGTGGCGCCCGCCGGCGGGACCGGCGCCGCCGTCGCCGGCGCCCTCGGCACGGCGCTGTGCGAGATGGTCTGTGTCCACTCCGCCGATACGACGGGGGGGACGCTGGCCGACGTGCGCGACGACCTCCGGACCGAGCGCGACCACCTCAGCGACCTCGCCGCGGCGGACGCGGCCGTCGTCGACGGCCTGTTCGCCGCGGCCGACGGCCCGGACGAAGCGGGCCTCAAGCGGGCCACCGGCGTCCCGATCACGACGGCCGAGGCGTGTCTGACCGTCCTCGAACTGGCGGTCGACGTGACGGAACGGGGGAGCCCCACCGCCGTCGCCGACGCCGTCACTGGCGTCCTGCTGGTGGACGCGGCGCTCCACGCGTCGCTTCGCACCGCCCGACACAACCTCGATCGGATCGCGGACCCCTCGTTCGTCGCGGTGATCGAGGAGCGAACCGCGGAGATCGAGGTCCGGGCCGACGACGCGCGCGACCGGGCGATGGGGAACGCCGAGGCTCGCTAG
- a CDS encoding aminopeptidase, translating to MDPRIRTHAEIIVDHSTRIEAGDDVVVSMPAVAEDLAVALHEVLGDRGANPVYLNNSERASRAYLRASDDEGFETPAHQLALYEETDAAIIARGGPNASEQSDVTPETNAAYRRAMRPVLDERLGTRWCLTQFPSSGHAQLAGMSTEAYENFVWDAVTLDWDEQREHQARMVDILDGADEVRIRSGEGTDVRMSVAGNPTLNDYGEHNLPGGEVFTAPVKESVEGEVHFDMPLYRKGKEIEGARIRFEDGKVVGHSAERNEAVLTGILNTDEGARYLGELGIGMNRSIDRFTYNMLFDEKMGDTVHMAVGNAYADTVGEENERNESAEHVDMIVDMSEDSTIEVDGEVVQRNGTFVFEEGFE from the coding sequence ATGGACCCGCGCATTCGCACGCACGCAGAGATCATCGTCGACCACTCGACGCGGATCGAGGCCGGCGACGACGTGGTCGTCAGCATGCCGGCGGTCGCCGAGGACCTCGCGGTCGCGCTCCACGAGGTGCTCGGCGACCGGGGGGCGAACCCGGTGTACCTGAACAACTCCGAGCGGGCGAGCCGGGCGTACCTCCGCGCGAGCGACGACGAGGGCTTCGAGACGCCCGCCCACCAGCTCGCGCTCTACGAGGAGACGGACGCGGCCATCATCGCTCGCGGGGGGCCGAACGCCTCCGAGCAGAGCGACGTGACCCCCGAGACCAACGCCGCCTACCGCCGGGCGATGCGGCCCGTCCTCGACGAGCGGCTGGGGACGCGCTGGTGTCTCACGCAGTTTCCCTCCTCCGGGCACGCCCAGCTCGCGGGCATGAGCACCGAGGCGTACGAGAACTTCGTCTGGGACGCCGTCACGCTGGACTGGGACGAACAGCGCGAACACCAAGCGCGGATGGTCGACATCCTCGACGGCGCCGACGAGGTGCGGATCCGGAGCGGCGAGGGGACGGACGTCCGGATGTCGGTCGCGGGCAACCCCACGCTCAACGACTACGGCGAGCACAACCTCCCCGGCGGCGAGGTGTTCACCGCGCCGGTCAAGGAGTCCGTCGAGGGCGAAGTCCACTTCGACATGCCCCTCTACCGGAAGGGCAAGGAGATCGAAGGGGCGCGAATCCGGTTCGAGGACGGGAAGGTCGTCGGCCACAGCGCCGAGCGCAACGAGGCGGTGCTCACGGGGATTCTGAACACCGACGAGGGGGCGCGCTACCTCGGCGAACTCGGCATCGGGATGAACCGCTCCATCGACCGGTTTACCTACAACATGCTGTTCGACGAGAAGATGGGCGACACCGTCCACATGGCGGTGGGGAACGCCTACGCGGACACCGTCGGCGAGGAAAACGAACGCAACGAGAGCGCCGAACACGTCGACATGATCGTCGACATGTCCGAGGACTCGACCATCGAGGTCGACGGCGAGGTCGTCCAGCGGAACGGAACTTTCGTCTTCGAAGAGGGCTTCGAGTAG
- a CDS encoding L-lactate MFS transporter: MSRTGEKNRWLIAASAMLIHLSIGSVYAYSVYQRPLQETQGWTVGDVTLGFTVAIFTLGLSTALLGRYVERYGPRISGLAAAVAFAGGTMLAGVAVRVGSHVGFVMTYGVVAGVGLGLGYISPISTLVKWFPDRRGLATGLAVMGFGAGALVTGPLANHLIEATDIPTTLFVLGAGYFVAMAAGAWYLEKPPEGWMPAGIDPDAVVEADSHGVIVAADLEQRTASEAIRTPQFSLVWLIVFINVSAGIMLLSVASNMTQSITGASAAVAATVVGLLGLFNGLGRIGWSSLSDYIGRTTTYGTFFVVQILAFLALPNVTTVPLFAAVLFLIVTCYGGGFACLPAYLADLFGTKELGAIHGYTLTAWSMAGVAGPTLVARIVELTGSYDLAFYVVAGMLGVGLVCVGLLRWRVSVVREAQLVGTPHGTER, from the coding sequence ATGTCACGCACGGGGGAGAAAAACCGGTGGCTCATCGCCGCCTCGGCGATGCTGATCCACCTGTCCATCGGCTCGGTGTACGCCTACAGCGTCTACCAGCGGCCGCTCCAGGAGACCCAGGGGTGGACGGTCGGTGACGTGACGCTCGGTTTCACCGTCGCCATCTTCACCCTCGGGCTGTCGACGGCGCTGTTGGGTCGGTACGTGGAGCGGTACGGCCCGCGGATCTCGGGGCTCGCCGCGGCCGTCGCCTTCGCCGGCGGGACGATGCTCGCCGGCGTCGCCGTCCGGGTCGGGAGCCACGTCGGGTTCGTGATGACCTACGGCGTCGTCGCGGGCGTGGGACTCGGCCTGGGCTACATCAGCCCCATCTCGACGCTCGTGAAGTGGTTCCCGGACCGGCGGGGTCTGGCGACGGGCCTCGCCGTCATGGGGTTCGGCGCCGGCGCGCTGGTGACCGGGCCGCTCGCGAACCACCTGATCGAGGCGACGGACATCCCGACGACGCTGTTCGTCCTCGGGGCGGGATACTTCGTCGCGATGGCGGCGGGCGCGTGGTATCTGGAGAAGCCGCCGGAGGGGTGGATGCCGGCGGGGATCGACCCCGACGCGGTCGTCGAGGCCGACAGTCACGGCGTGATCGTCGCCGCCGACCTCGAACAGCGAACCGCGAGCGAGGCGATCCGGACGCCGCAGTTCTCCCTCGTCTGGCTGATCGTCTTCATCAACGTCTCGGCGGGGATCATGCTCCTGTCGGTGGCATCGAACATGACCCAGTCGATCACGGGCGCGAGCGCGGCCGTCGCGGCCACCGTCGTCGGGCTGCTCGGCCTGTTCAACGGGCTCGGCCGCATCGGGTGGTCCAGCCTCTCGGATTACATCGGCCGGACGACCACCTACGGCACCTTCTTCGTCGTCCAGATCCTCGCCTTTCTGGCGTTGCCGAACGTCACGACCGTCCCGCTGTTCGCGGCCGTGCTGTTCCTGATCGTCACCTGTTACGGCGGCGGGTTCGCCTGCCTCCCGGCGTATCTCGCGGACCTGTTCGGTACGAAGGAACTCGGGGCGATCCACGGCTACACCCTCACGGCGTGGTCGATGGCCGGGGTCGCCGGCCCGACGCTGGTGGCACGGATCGTCGAACTGACCGGCTCGTACGACCTCGCGTTCTACGTCGTGGCCGGGATGCTCGGCGTCGGCCTCGTGTGCGTGGGACTGCTCCGCTGGCGGGTGAGCGTCGTCCGCGAGGCCCAACTCGTGGGGACGCCACACGGGACGGAGCGGTAG
- a CDS encoding AzlD family protein codes for MTGEPFAPLTVGVVLAMAVVTYLTKAGGLWLLGRVDLSDRAAAALDALPGAVVVAILAPAVVTAGPPTWLAAGVTVIAARRTGSVLAALLLGVGTTVFFRTAF; via the coding sequence GTGACGGGTGAGCCGTTCGCTCCGCTCACCGTCGGGGTCGTCCTCGCCATGGCCGTCGTCACCTACCTGACCAAGGCCGGCGGTCTCTGGCTGCTCGGCCGCGTCGACCTCTCCGACCGCGCCGCGGCCGCCCTCGACGCCCTCCCGGGAGCCGTCGTCGTCGCCATCCTCGCGCCCGCCGTCGTCACCGCCGGGCCGCCGACGTGGCTCGCGGCCGGCGTCACGGTGATCGCCGCCCGGCGGACCGGCTCGGTCCTCGCGGCGCTCCTCCTCGGCGTCGGGACGACCGTGTTCTTCCGGACCGCGTTCTGA
- a CDS encoding AzlC family ABC transporter permease: MSSDPDPDGGGVDEVRFGPTGVRDGYLRCVPVALGVAGYGVVFGVLAREAGLSVAEATLMSATVLAGAAQLVAVELWADPVPVVAVVGTTLVVNLRYLLMGAALRPWFRHLAPRHAYASVFFTADENWALTMGELRSGSRQGAFLLGSGLAVWSFWVVATVVGATAGSLVGDPARYGLDFALTAVFLVIATELWEGRSTVAPWAVAAAVAVLTEAALPGRWYVPCGALAGALTVVIRRDG; this comes from the coding sequence ATGTCGAGCGATCCCGATCCCGATGGCGGTGGTGTCGACGAGGTGCGGTTCGGACCGACGGGCGTTCGCGACGGCTACCTCCGGTGTGTCCCCGTGGCGCTCGGCGTCGCGGGCTACGGCGTCGTCTTCGGGGTGCTGGCGCGCGAGGCTGGCCTCAGCGTGGCCGAGGCGACGCTCATGAGCGCGACGGTGCTCGCCGGCGCCGCGCAGTTGGTCGCGGTCGAACTCTGGGCGGATCCCGTCCCCGTCGTGGCCGTCGTCGGCACGACGCTCGTCGTCAACCTCCGGTACCTGCTGATGGGCGCCGCGCTCCGACCGTGGTTCCGTCACCTCGCGCCCCGGCACGCCTACGCGAGCGTGTTCTTCACCGCCGACGAGAACTGGGCGCTGACGATGGGCGAACTCCGATCCGGGAGCCGGCAGGGCGCCTTCCTGCTCGGCTCCGGCCTCGCAGTCTGGTCGTTCTGGGTGGTCGCCACCGTCGTCGGTGCGACGGCCGGGAGCCTCGTCGGCGACCCCGCCCGCTACGGCCTCGATTTCGCGCTGACGGCCGTCTTCCTCGTCATCGCGACCGAACTCTGGGAGGGCCGGTCGACGGTCGCTCCCTGGGCGGTCGCCGCCGCCGTCGCCGTCTTGACCGAGGCGGCGCTCCCCGGCCGGTGGTACGTCCCCTGTGGGGCACTCGCCGGCGCGCTGACGGTGGTGATCCGGCGTGACGGGTGA
- a CDS encoding winged helix-turn-helix domain-containing protein, whose protein sequence is MAIPTWTWSDAPAPGAPPSTAAVDPAAETLSVLSHPHRLEILLALVRADGPLAYSSLRAATSVADKGQFNYHLRQLRGRFVADGDDGYAPTPAGRAAVRTVLTDARLHDGAPD, encoded by the coding sequence ATGGCGATCCCCACTTGGACGTGGAGCGACGCGCCGGCCCCCGGGGCGCCGCCGTCGACGGCGGCCGTCGACCCCGCCGCCGAGACGCTGTCGGTCCTCTCCCATCCGCACCGCCTCGAAATCCTCCTCGCGCTCGTCCGAGCGGACGGTCCCCTCGCCTACTCGTCGCTCCGTGCCGCGACGTCCGTCGCGGACAAGGGACAGTTCAACTACCACCTCCGCCAGCTCCGCGGGCGGTTCGTCGCCGACGGTGACGACGGCTACGCCCCGACCCCCGCCGGTCGCGCCGCCGTCCGCACGGTCCTGACGGACGCCCGTCTCCACGACGGAGCGCCTGACTGA
- the lrp gene encoding HTH-type transcriptional regulator Lrp → MTYENLDAKLINALLGDGRASLRSLAEELDVSVTTVSNHLRDLEDEGVIEGYTPRVNYDAIGYDVTAILQLKVEGSALPDVTETLRNQKQMTSVYEVTGDYDVIAIGKFPDTDGMNDQIKTLLTDANIRESNTSVVLNAAVENKQFELDLDEE, encoded by the coding sequence ATGACGTACGAAAATCTCGACGCCAAGCTCATCAACGCACTCTTGGGCGACGGACGCGCCAGTCTCCGGAGCCTCGCCGAGGAGCTCGACGTCTCGGTCACGACCGTTTCCAACCACCTCCGCGACCTGGAGGACGAGGGGGTCATCGAGGGCTACACCCCGCGCGTCAACTACGACGCGATCGGCTACGACGTGACGGCCATCCTCCAGTTGAAAGTCGAGGGGAGCGCGCTCCCCGACGTCACCGAGACGCTCCGCAACCAGAAGCAGATGACCAGCGTCTACGAGGTCACCGGCGACTACGACGTCATCGCCATCGGCAAGTTCCCCGACACCGACGGCATGAACGACCAGATCAAGACCCTGCTGACCGACGCCAACATCCGCGAGTCGAACACCAGCGTCGTTCTCAACGCCGCCGTCGAGAACAAGCAGTTCGAACTCGACCTCGACGAGGAGTAG